One window of the Aptenodytes patagonicus chromosome 5, bAptPat1.pri.cur, whole genome shotgun sequence genome contains the following:
- the LOC143160404 gene encoding pancreatic lipase-related protein 2-like isoform X1 translates to MNLSFSLYTRETGNNSQVISAINSSTIQNSHFSSLRKTSFIIHGFGSTGKKGWVVEMCLLLLEVENINCIAADWKEGAKGTYISAVNNIRVIGAEVAYFIKTLQKIFRYSPCEIHLIGHSLGAHAAGEAGRRIRGIRRITGLDPAGPYFEGTPPEVRLDPSDANFVDVIHSNAAHFPAIGLGMYNTTGHLDFYPNGGTVMPGCTDLIPEMKQNDFEVIIAEATIVGGCHHSRSHEFYFESILYPTGYFGYPCETYQSFESGDCFPCPQERCPMMGHYADRFPAKLKRVNQKYFLNTAADPPFATWRQKVFIKLSGVKKMRGDINLVFHDTEGNAKEYEIASGVLSQDQVYTKYLDVEINPKNTKKIEFLWNKTIFTLLWARVGAETVNIIHGEDGHRSTFCGRGTVTYGVPQLLTPC, encoded by the exons ATGAACCTCAGCTTCTCTCTCTACACCAGAGAAACAGGAAATAACTCACag GTGATCTCAGCAATAAACTCCTCAACCATCCAAAACTCACATTTTTCCTCACTTAGGAAAACCTCCTTCATCATTCATGGATTtggcagcactggaaaaaaaggcTGGGTGGTAGAAATGTGCTTG CTGTTACTGGAAGTGGAAAATATCAACTGCATTGCTGCCGATTGGAAAGAAGGTGCAAAAGGCACCTACATCAGTGCAGTGAACAACATCCGTGTGATCGGGGCTGAGGTTGCTTATTTCATAAAAACTTTACAG AAAATCTTCAGATACTCCCCTTGCGAAATCCATTTAATTGGCCACAGTCTGGGAGCACATGCTGCAGGAGAGGCGGGAAGAAGGATCCGAGGCATCAGACGGATAACAG GCTTAGACCCTgctgggccttattttgaaggtaCTCCTCCTGAGGTGAGACTGGATCCTTCAGATGCAAACTTTGTTGATGTTATTCACAGTAATGCTGCTCACTTTCCTGCCATAG GGCTTGGAATGTACAACACCACTGGTCACCTGGACTTTTACCCAAACGGAGGAACTGTGATGCCTGGATGCACTGATTTAAttccagaaatgaaacaaaacgaTTTTGAAGTTATCATTGCGG AGGCTACCATCGTTGGGGGGTGCCATCACTCGCGCAGCCatgagttttattttgaaagtatcCTCTATCCCACCGGATACTTTGGATATCCCTGTGAAACATACCAATCCTTTGAGTCA GGAGACTGTTTCCCATGTCCACAGGAGCGATGTCCAATGATGGGGCACTATGCTGACAGATTCCCAGCTAAACTGAAGAGGGTAAaccaaaagtattttttaaatacagcagcagACCCACCTTTTGCTA CTTGGAGACAAAAAGTATTTATCAAACTGTCTGGTGTAAAGAAAATGAGGGGGGACATAAACCTAGTTTTCCATGACACAGAGGGGAACGCAAAAGAATATGAAATTGCCAG TGGAGTCCTCTCTCAAGATCAAGTTTATACAAAATACCTTGATGTTGAAATTAACccaaaaaatactaaaaaaattgaatttctctGGAATAAAACCATATTTACTCTGCTCTGGGCAAGAGTAGGAGCAGAAACAGTCAATATAATTCACGGAGAAGATGGACATAG gtcAACTTTTTGCGGCCGTGGAACTGTGACATATGGAGTTCCCCAGTTACTTACACCTTGCTag
- the LOC143160404 gene encoding pancreatic lipase-related protein 3-like isoform X2, with amino-acid sequence MNLSFSLYTRETGNNSQLLLEVENINCIAADWKEGAKGTYISAVNNIRVIGAEVAYFIKTLQKIFRYSPCEIHLIGHSLGAHAAGEAGRRIRGIRRITGLDPAGPYFEGTPPEVRLDPSDANFVDVIHSNAAHFPAIGLGMYNTTGHLDFYPNGGTVMPGCTDLIPEMKQNDFEVIIAEATIVGGCHHSRSHEFYFESILYPTGYFGYPCETYQSFESGDCFPCPQERCPMMGHYADRFPAKLKRVNQKYFLNTAADPPFATWRQKVFIKLSGVKKMRGDINLVFHDTEGNAKEYEIASGVLSQDQVYTKYLDVEINPKNTKKIEFLWNKTIFTLLWARVGAETVNIIHGEDGHRSTFCGRGTVTYGVPQLLTPC; translated from the exons ATGAACCTCAGCTTCTCTCTCTACACCAGAGAAACAGGAAATAACTCACag CTGTTACTGGAAGTGGAAAATATCAACTGCATTGCTGCCGATTGGAAAGAAGGTGCAAAAGGCACCTACATCAGTGCAGTGAACAACATCCGTGTGATCGGGGCTGAGGTTGCTTATTTCATAAAAACTTTACAG AAAATCTTCAGATACTCCCCTTGCGAAATCCATTTAATTGGCCACAGTCTGGGAGCACATGCTGCAGGAGAGGCGGGAAGAAGGATCCGAGGCATCAGACGGATAACAG GCTTAGACCCTgctgggccttattttgaaggtaCTCCTCCTGAGGTGAGACTGGATCCTTCAGATGCAAACTTTGTTGATGTTATTCACAGTAATGCTGCTCACTTTCCTGCCATAG GGCTTGGAATGTACAACACCACTGGTCACCTGGACTTTTACCCAAACGGAGGAACTGTGATGCCTGGATGCACTGATTTAAttccagaaatgaaacaaaacgaTTTTGAAGTTATCATTGCGG AGGCTACCATCGTTGGGGGGTGCCATCACTCGCGCAGCCatgagttttattttgaaagtatcCTCTATCCCACCGGATACTTTGGATATCCCTGTGAAACATACCAATCCTTTGAGTCA GGAGACTGTTTCCCATGTCCACAGGAGCGATGTCCAATGATGGGGCACTATGCTGACAGATTCCCAGCTAAACTGAAGAGGGTAAaccaaaagtattttttaaatacagcagcagACCCACCTTTTGCTA CTTGGAGACAAAAAGTATTTATCAAACTGTCTGGTGTAAAGAAAATGAGGGGGGACATAAACCTAGTTTTCCATGACACAGAGGGGAACGCAAAAGAATATGAAATTGCCAG TGGAGTCCTCTCTCAAGATCAAGTTTATACAAAATACCTTGATGTTGAAATTAACccaaaaaatactaaaaaaattgaatttctctGGAATAAAACCATATTTACTCTGCTCTGGGCAAGAGTAGGAGCAGAAACAGTCAATATAATTCACGGAGAAGATGGACATAG gtcAACTTTTTGCGGCCGTGGAACTGTGACATATGGAGTTCCCCAGTTACTTACACCTTGCTag
- the LOC143160404 gene encoding pancreatic lipase-related protein 3-like isoform X3, which produces MREYPLISISSCNYNLSLLLEVENINCIAADWKEGAKGTYISAVNNIRVIGAEVAYFIKTLQKIFRYSPCEIHLIGHSLGAHAAGEAGRRIRGIRRITGLDPAGPYFEGTPPEVRLDPSDANFVDVIHSNAAHFPAIGLGMYNTTGHLDFYPNGGTVMPGCTDLIPEMKQNDFEVIIAEATIVGGCHHSRSHEFYFESILYPTGYFGYPCETYQSFESGDCFPCPQERCPMMGHYADRFPAKLKRVNQKYFLNTAADPPFATWRQKVFIKLSGVKKMRGDINLVFHDTEGNAKEYEIASGVLSQDQVYTKYLDVEINPKNTKKIEFLWNKTIFTLLWARVGAETVNIIHGEDGHRSTFCGRGTVTYGVPQLLTPC; this is translated from the exons ATGAGAGAGTATCCTCTGATTTCCATCAGCAGTTGTAACTACAATCTGTCA CTGTTACTGGAAGTGGAAAATATCAACTGCATTGCTGCCGATTGGAAAGAAGGTGCAAAAGGCACCTACATCAGTGCAGTGAACAACATCCGTGTGATCGGGGCTGAGGTTGCTTATTTCATAAAAACTTTACAG AAAATCTTCAGATACTCCCCTTGCGAAATCCATTTAATTGGCCACAGTCTGGGAGCACATGCTGCAGGAGAGGCGGGAAGAAGGATCCGAGGCATCAGACGGATAACAG GCTTAGACCCTgctgggccttattttgaaggtaCTCCTCCTGAGGTGAGACTGGATCCTTCAGATGCAAACTTTGTTGATGTTATTCACAGTAATGCTGCTCACTTTCCTGCCATAG GGCTTGGAATGTACAACACCACTGGTCACCTGGACTTTTACCCAAACGGAGGAACTGTGATGCCTGGATGCACTGATTTAAttccagaaatgaaacaaaacgaTTTTGAAGTTATCATTGCGG AGGCTACCATCGTTGGGGGGTGCCATCACTCGCGCAGCCatgagttttattttgaaagtatcCTCTATCCCACCGGATACTTTGGATATCCCTGTGAAACATACCAATCCTTTGAGTCA GGAGACTGTTTCCCATGTCCACAGGAGCGATGTCCAATGATGGGGCACTATGCTGACAGATTCCCAGCTAAACTGAAGAGGGTAAaccaaaagtattttttaaatacagcagcagACCCACCTTTTGCTA CTTGGAGACAAAAAGTATTTATCAAACTGTCTGGTGTAAAGAAAATGAGGGGGGACATAAACCTAGTTTTCCATGACACAGAGGGGAACGCAAAAGAATATGAAATTGCCAG TGGAGTCCTCTCTCAAGATCAAGTTTATACAAAATACCTTGATGTTGAAATTAACccaaaaaatactaaaaaaattgaatttctctGGAATAAAACCATATTTACTCTGCTCTGGGCAAGAGTAGGAGCAGAAACAGTCAATATAATTCACGGAGAAGATGGACATAG gtcAACTTTTTGCGGCCGTGGAACTGTGACATATGGAGTTCCCCAGTTACTTACACCTTGCTag